The window AATAATGGGCACCGCCGCCATAGCCCCTAATATCCCTAAAATTAGTCCCAGCAGACTGCCAAAGCCGGCTACCGTCACTGATTCTGACAGGAACTGCAGCACGATATCACGTTTTTTAGCGCCTGTTGCTTTTCTAATGCCAATCTCAACTGTACGCTCGGTTACGGAGATCAGCAGCACATTCATAATACCTATACCACCCACCAGCACCGCTATTCCTGTTATAAAACCCATCACTAGTTTAAAGATCATAAAACCCTGCGCCATCTGCTCCAGCCGGAATTCGTTGGTGATAACCGTAAAGTCATCGTCCTGCCGGGCCAGATTTGCATTTATCCAAGCTTCAATCTCCTCCTTCAGGCGGCCAACCTCCTCCACATCTTTTGCTTCTACCACTACCCGCGGCGGGTCCTTTCGTAATTCGTCTTCGCTAAAAAAGGTGATGGGCACAATGGCCAGGGAAATGTCCTGTGCTTCGCCCTTTACCACCCCTATTACCTGAAGCTTCCTGTTTTGCACTTCCAGGCTGCGTCCTATTGCAGCACCGGGCTGGCTGGTGCCGCTTAACTTTTTTGCCAGTACATCTGTGAGGATTACCACATTGCTATTTTGCACAAGCTCCTCCTGCC of the Flammeovirgaceae bacterium 311 genome contains:
- a CDS encoding Macrolide export ATP-binding/permease protein macB (COG0577 ABC-type antimicrobial peptide transport system, permease component), producing the protein MGIVIGVAALVAILSFIDGIEKYAREQISSTSSLHTIMIQTNTSKIVDGVRMNKEEWGYFTLEQLEKMEKSFSYRATGYLIKNTPQLIQLPDSGTSLGIVLSGTVAEVAPKVELQAGRLFRQEELVQNSNVVILTDVLAKKLSGTSQPGAAIGRSLEVQNRKLQVIGVVKGEAQDISLAIVPITFFSEDELRKDPPRVVVEAKDVEEVGRLKEEIEAWINANLARQDDDFTVITNEFRLEQMAQGFMIFKLVMGFITGIAVLVGGIGIMNVLLISVTERTVEIGIRKATGAKKRDIVLQFLSESVTVAGFGSLLGLILGILGAMAAVPIIQHFSKAPFEVAFTLSTLLLVAGLALVLGVVFGTYPALRASRLDPVEAIRRK